One Phaseolus vulgaris cultivar G19833 chromosome 11, P. vulgaris v2.0, whole genome shotgun sequence genomic window carries:
- the LOC137825997 gene encoding uncharacterized protein has product MCVAMSESELASSHESPSSSTSSPTIQIVSKAFSERLMGKFFDATQFDFVYEQSGLWSPPITRTVFLASPAGNICSQDEMLRKLKKAKKTSKTPMFCFFNAFLCS; this is encoded by the exons ATGTGTGTTGCAATGTCTGAGTCTGAATTAGCCTCTTCTCATGAATCTCCCTCCTCCTCCACGTCCAGTCCAACCATCCAAATTGTCTCAAAGGCCTTCTCTGAAAGGCTTATGGGGAAATTCTTTGATGCCACTCAGTTTGATTTTGTGTATGAGCAAAGTGGCCTGTGGTCTCCCCCAATAACAAGAACTGTGTTCTTGGCCTCACCTGCAGGTAACATATGCTCTCAAGATGAAATGCTGAGGAAGCTCAAGAAGGCAAAGAAGACTTCCAAGACACCCATGTTTTGCTTCTTCAAC GCCTTTTTGTGCTCTTAA